One window of Leifsonia sp. AK011 genomic DNA carries:
- a CDS encoding alpha/beta fold hydrolase produces the protein MSWFPRRLPLLNVVEDMGEGPVVILIHGIASSSVTFQNVLPLIRDTHRCITIDLLGFGTSPIVEDCDYTLADHANAIRRTIQHLRLKHPFTLVGHSMGSLIAARYGARWPGSVNKLVLVSPPIYLAPGELSDDLERGRMDFYLKAYKLFRENRDFTLQNAAIVERFLAIPKAMDINARTWTPFVKSLENSIESQTTVSDIANVQAPVEIVYGSFDQFASEGSMRIVSRMRGVEVHRVSASDHLIGKRLARVVAQAIG, from the coding sequence ATGAGCTGGTTCCCCAGGCGTCTCCCACTCCTCAACGTGGTGGAAGACATGGGTGAGGGTCCGGTGGTCATACTCATCCACGGCATCGCCTCCTCGTCGGTCACGTTCCAGAACGTGCTGCCACTCATCCGCGACACGCACCGCTGCATCACGATCGACCTGCTCGGCTTCGGTACCTCTCCGATTGTCGAGGACTGCGACTACACGCTCGCCGACCACGCGAACGCGATTCGCCGCACCATCCAGCACTTGCGGTTGAAGCATCCCTTCACCCTCGTCGGTCACTCGATGGGGTCGCTCATCGCTGCGCGCTACGGCGCTCGCTGGCCGGGTTCCGTGAACAAGCTCGTGCTCGTGAGCCCGCCCATCTACCTCGCGCCGGGCGAACTCTCCGATGACCTCGAACGCGGGCGGATGGATTTCTACCTCAAGGCGTACAAGTTATTTCGGGAAAACAGGGACTTCACGCTCCAGAACGCGGCCATCGTGGAGCGCTTCCTCGCGATCCCCAAGGCGATGGACATCAACGCCCGCACGTGGACGCCATTCGTGAAGTCCCTGGAGAACTCGATCGAGTCACAGACCACCGTCAGCGATATCGCCAACGTTCAGGCGCCGGTCGAGATCGTCTACGGCTCCTTCGACCAGTTCGCGTCGGAGGGCTCGATGCGGATCGTGTCCAGGATGCGCGGGGTGGAGGTTCATCGCGTCTCCGCGAGCGACCACCTCATCGGGAAGCGGCTGGCTCGGGTTGTGGCGCAGGCGATCGGCTAG
- a CDS encoding DMT family transporter: protein MENTWRWMLVTAIAPIAWGSTYVVTHALLPAEHPLWGALIRALPAGLILLALARRLPTGSWWWKSLVLGVLNIGAFFVLVYLAAQLLPSSIASTVMATSAGVILVLAWPLLSQRPQLVSVIGAAIGFAGVAVMLSPGGEEINGWGVVVSLTAMTSSSVGFLLARRWGGDVPLLASTAWQLIAGSILLAPVALVVEGAPPALDAGSFWGFVDITVIGTAVAFVAWFAGLRHLPAGVVGVIGLLNPVTGVLLGTLLVGEVLGVNQIIGIVLVLLGVLVGQFAARPSRSPAPQPEPAASR, encoded by the coding sequence ATGGAAAATACTTGGCGATGGATGCTCGTCACGGCCATCGCACCGATTGCGTGGGGATCGACCTACGTCGTCACCCACGCGCTACTGCCCGCCGAGCATCCGCTCTGGGGTGCGCTCATCCGCGCGCTGCCCGCCGGCCTCATTCTTCTCGCGCTCGCCCGCCGCCTGCCGACCGGCTCGTGGTGGTGGAAGTCGCTCGTGCTCGGCGTGCTCAACATCGGCGCCTTCTTTGTACTCGTGTACCTCGCGGCCCAGCTGCTGCCCTCAAGCATCGCGTCCACCGTGATGGCCACGTCGGCTGGTGTCATCCTCGTGCTCGCCTGGCCGCTGCTCTCGCAACGCCCGCAACTGGTCTCGGTGATCGGCGCTGCCATCGGGTTCGCTGGCGTCGCGGTCATGCTCTCGCCGGGCGGCGAGGAGATCAACGGCTGGGGTGTTGTGGTGTCACTCACCGCGATGACGAGCTCCTCGGTCGGCTTCCTCCTTGCCCGGCGATGGGGCGGGGATGTCCCGCTCCTGGCGAGCACAGCCTGGCAGCTCATCGCGGGCTCGATCCTGCTGGCGCCCGTCGCTCTCGTGGTGGAGGGAGCCCCGCCAGCGCTCGACGCGGGATCGTTCTGGGGTTTCGTCGACATCACCGTGATCGGCACGGCGGTCGCCTTCGTCGCCTGGTTCGCGGGCCTGCGGCACCTGCCTGCCGGAGTTGTGGGAGTGATCGGGCTGCTCAATCCGGTGACAGGCGTCCTGCTCGGCACCCTCCTCGTGGGTGAGGTGCTCGGGGTCAACCAGATCATCGGGATCGTGCTCGTACTGCTGGGCGTACTCGTGGGTCAGTTCGCCGCTCGCCCTAGCCGATCGCCTGCGCCACAACCCGAGCCAGCCGCTTCCCGATGA
- a CDS encoding MarR family winged helix-turn-helix transcriptional regulator translates to MDHVDGIIEEWERERPDLDVSPIGIIGRLHRLAAALTDELTEIYREHGLGEGEFDVLAALRRAGEPFERAPGDLANHTMVTTGAMTKRVDRLEAAGLVTRRPSADDGRGRVVALTEEGRETIDRAFEAHIANEHRLVGMLDPADRAALEPILRAWLRELG, encoded by the coding sequence ATGGATCACGTCGACGGAATCATCGAGGAGTGGGAGCGTGAGCGGCCCGACCTGGACGTGAGCCCGATCGGCATCATCGGGCGTCTCCACCGGCTGGCGGCGGCGCTCACCGACGAACTCACGGAGATCTATCGTGAACACGGCCTGGGTGAGGGCGAGTTCGACGTGCTCGCGGCACTGAGGCGAGCGGGGGAGCCCTTCGAGCGGGCGCCGGGGGATCTCGCGAACCACACCATGGTGACGACCGGGGCCATGACCAAGCGCGTCGACCGGCTCGAGGCAGCCGGTCTCGTGACGCGCCGCCCCTCGGCGGACGATGGACGCGGCCGAGTCGTGGCGCTCACGGAGGAAGGCCGCGAGACCATCGACCGCGCGTTCGAGGCGCACATCGCCAACGAGCACCGCCTCGTCGGGATGCTCGACCCGGCCGATCGCGCAGCGCTCGAGCCGATCCTGAGGGCGTGGCTCCGGGAGCTGGGCTGA
- a CDS encoding MmgE/PrpD family protein — MKLHPVRTYPSSEHLPREEQLAWKIAEVASENIAPTADVTDMVINRVIDNAAVAAASLTRAPVVSARAQAEANLVSRNGEGSTVFGSPHLTSPEWAAWANGVAVRELDFHDTFLSAEYSHPGDNIPAITAVAQHLSRSGEELLRGIVTGYEIQVDLVKGISLHKHKIDHVAHLGPSAAAGIGTLLGLPTETIFQAIGQALHTTTATRQSRKGEISTWKAHAPAFAGKMAVEAVDRAMRGQTSPTPIYEGEDGVIAWLLDGPEGRYEVPLPERGEARAAILDTYTKEHSAEYQAQAWIDLARKLGAEHPELRDPANIVRAVLHTSHHTHYVIGSGANDPQKYDPTASRETLDHSIPYIFTVALQDGEWHHERSYAPERAGRPDTVALWNKVTTVEDPEWTRRYHSLDITEKAFGGRVEIELADGTRIVDEIAVADAHPLGARPFARAQYISKFRELSDGVLAPGEIERFLDTAQRLPELTAVELKGLTINGTFPAVTPKGIF; from the coding sequence ATGAAGCTTCACCCCGTACGCACCTATCCGAGCTCCGAGCACCTTCCTCGCGAGGAACAGCTCGCCTGGAAGATCGCGGAGGTCGCGAGCGAGAACATCGCCCCGACGGCGGATGTCACAGACATGGTGATCAACCGGGTGATCGACAACGCGGCCGTCGCCGCAGCATCCCTCACCCGCGCCCCGGTCGTGTCGGCCCGAGCGCAGGCCGAGGCCAACCTGGTCTCCCGCAACGGTGAGGGCTCAACGGTCTTCGGCAGCCCGCACCTCACGAGCCCAGAGTGGGCGGCGTGGGCCAACGGCGTTGCCGTGCGTGAGCTCGACTTCCACGACACGTTCCTCTCCGCCGAGTACTCGCACCCGGGTGACAACATCCCCGCGATCACGGCCGTCGCGCAGCACCTCAGTCGGAGCGGCGAGGAGCTGCTGCGCGGCATCGTCACGGGCTACGAGATCCAGGTTGACCTGGTCAAGGGCATCAGCCTCCACAAGCACAAGATCGACCACGTCGCCCACCTCGGGCCGAGCGCCGCAGCGGGCATCGGTACCCTCCTAGGCCTGCCGACCGAGACGATCTTCCAGGCCATCGGTCAGGCGCTCCACACGACGACCGCCACCCGCCAGTCGCGCAAGGGTGAGATCTCCACCTGGAAGGCCCACGCGCCCGCGTTCGCCGGCAAGATGGCGGTTGAGGCGGTCGACAGGGCCATGCGCGGGCAGACGAGCCCGACCCCGATCTACGAGGGTGAGGATGGCGTGATCGCCTGGCTCCTCGACGGGCCGGAGGGTCGCTACGAGGTTCCGCTGCCCGAGCGCGGTGAGGCGCGCGCGGCGATCCTCGACACGTACACGAAGGAGCACTCGGCGGAGTACCAGGCGCAGGCGTGGATCGACCTCGCCCGCAAGCTTGGTGCCGAGCATCCCGAGTTGCGAGACCCGGCGAACATCGTGCGCGCTGTGCTCCACACGAGCCACCACACGCACTACGTCATTGGCTCGGGCGCAAACGACCCCCAGAAGTACGACCCGACGGCCAGCCGCGAGACGCTGGATCACAGCATCCCGTACATCTTCACGGTCGCCCTCCAGGACGGCGAGTGGCACCACGAGCGCTCCTATGCACCGGAGCGCGCCGGTCGCCCGGACACGGTCGCCCTCTGGAACAAGGTCACAACAGTCGAGGACCCGGAGTGGACGCGGCGCTACCACTCGCTCGACATCACCGAGAAGGCGTTCGGTGGTCGCGTTGAGATCGAGCTCGCCGACGGCACGCGCATCGTCGACGAGATTGCGGTCGCGGATGCCCATCCTCTCGGAGCACGTCCGTTTGCCCGCGCGCAGTACATAAGTAAGTTCCGCGAGTTGAGCGACGGTGTGCTCGCCCCCGGCGAGATCGAGCGCTTCCTCGACACGGCCCAGCGCCTGCCGGAACTCACCGCCGTGGAGCTGAAGGGCCTCACCATCAACGGCACGTTCCCGGCCGTCACCCCGAAGGGCATCTTCTGA
- the prpB gene encoding methylisocitrate lyase produces the protein MLYTQKTPAEKHANLRAVLDSGELLRFPGAFNPLSAKLIQDKSFEGVYISGAVIAADLGLPDIGLTTLTEVAGRAAQISRMTDLPTLVDADTGFGEPMNVARTVQSLEDAGVAGLHIEDQVNPKRCGHLDGKAVVDDDSAIKRIRAAADARRDPNLLIMARTDIRAIEGLQASIDRAKALVDAGADAIFPEAMKDLSEFEAMTSALDVPVLANMTEFGKSELFTNQQLADAGIRIVIYPVSLLRLAMGAAERGLDTLTSDGTLASTVPEMQTRARLYELLDYEAYNTFDTSIYNFKV, from the coding sequence ATGTTGTACACACAGAAGACCCCTGCAGAGAAGCACGCCAACCTCCGCGCGGTCCTGGACAGTGGCGAGCTCTTGCGCTTCCCGGGGGCGTTCAACCCGCTGAGCGCCAAGCTCATCCAGGACAAGTCGTTCGAGGGTGTCTACATCTCGGGCGCCGTGATCGCGGCAGACCTCGGCTTGCCCGACATCGGCCTCACGACCCTCACCGAGGTCGCCGGTCGTGCCGCGCAGATCTCCCGCATGACCGACCTGCCCACGCTCGTCGACGCCGACACGGGCTTCGGCGAGCCCATGAATGTCGCCCGCACCGTGCAGAGCCTCGAGGATGCCGGGGTCGCCGGTCTCCACATCGAGGACCAGGTCAACCCCAAGCGCTGTGGCCACCTCGATGGCAAGGCCGTCGTCGACGACGACAGCGCCATCAAGCGCATCAGGGCTGCGGCGGATGCCCGTCGTGACCCGAACCTGCTGATCATGGCTCGGACCGACATCCGTGCGATCGAGGGGTTGCAGGCGTCAATCGACCGCGCGAAGGCACTCGTGGATGCTGGCGCCGACGCGATCTTCCCCGAGGCTATGAAGGACCTCTCCGAGTTCGAGGCCATGACGAGCGCACTCGATGTCCCCGTGCTCGCGAACATGACCGAGTTCGGCAAGAGCGAGCTTTTCACCAACCAGCAACTGGCGGATGCCGGCATCCGAATCGTCATCTACCCGGTGAGCCTTCTCCGGCTCGCGATGGGCGCCGCGGAGAGGGGACTCGACACCCTGACGTCGGACGGCACGCTCGCCTCGACCGTGCCCGAGATGCAGACCCGTGCGAGGCTGTACGAGTTGCTCGACTACGAGGCCTACAACACGTTCGATACATCCATCTACAACTTCAAGGTGTGA
- a CDS encoding bifunctional 2-methylcitrate synthase/citrate synthase, protein MDDIRKGLVGVVADTTAISKVNPETNSLLYRGYPVQELAEKCSFEQVAWLLWMGELPSAEELAGFQQTERSQRSLNPTVRRAMDDLPLIAHPMDVVRTAISVLGTLDSTLEGDKTWVDADLTQQRSIAMFAQLPAIVAYTQRRLWGKDPIDPRDDLGYSANFLFMTFGEVPSETVVKAFDVSMILYAEHSFNASTFTARVIASTLSDVYSSVTGAIGALKGPLHGGANEAVMHAFQEIQRADAAAAWLDEALAAKRKIMGFGHRVYKNGDSRVPTMKASLELLVAEYDRPEVLDLYDTLETAMYDAKGIKPNLDYPSGPAYNLMGFDTTIFTPLFVAARITGWTAHVMEQLASNALIRPLSAYSGVDQREVP, encoded by the coding sequence ATGGACGACATCCGTAAGGGACTCGTCGGCGTCGTTGCCGACACGACCGCGATCTCGAAGGTCAACCCCGAGACGAACTCGCTGCTCTACCGCGGCTACCCCGTGCAGGAACTGGCCGAGAAGTGCTCCTTCGAGCAGGTCGCCTGGCTGCTGTGGATGGGCGAGCTGCCCAGCGCAGAGGAGCTCGCGGGCTTCCAGCAGACCGAGCGCTCGCAGCGCTCGCTCAACCCGACCGTGCGCCGCGCGATGGACGACCTGCCTCTCATCGCGCACCCCATGGACGTCGTGCGTACCGCGATCAGCGTGCTGGGGACCCTCGACTCGACGCTAGAGGGCGACAAGACCTGGGTCGATGCCGATCTCACCCAGCAGCGCTCGATCGCGATGTTCGCCCAGCTGCCCGCGATCGTCGCGTACACCCAGCGCCGCCTCTGGGGCAAGGACCCGATCGACCCGCGCGATGATCTTGGCTACTCCGCCAACTTCCTCTTCATGACCTTCGGCGAGGTGCCGAGCGAGACCGTCGTGAAGGCCTTCGACGTGTCGATGATCCTGTACGCGGAGCACTCCTTCAACGCGTCCACCTTCACCGCTCGCGTGATCGCCTCGACGCTGAGCGACGTCTACTCCTCGGTCACCGGTGCCATCGGCGCACTCAAGGGTCCGCTGCACGGCGGCGCCAACGAGGCGGTCATGCACGCCTTCCAGGAGATCCAGCGAGCGGATGCCGCGGCCGCCTGGCTCGACGAGGCCCTCGCCGCGAAGCGCAAGATCATGGGCTTCGGCCACCGGGTCTACAAGAACGGCGACTCGCGCGTTCCGACGATGAAGGCATCGCTCGAGCTCCTCGTCGCGGAGTACGACCGCCCCGAGGTGCTCGACCTGTACGACACCCTCGAGACGGCGATGTACGACGCGAAGGGCATCAAGCCCAACCTCGACTACCCGTCGGGCCCCGCGTACAACCTCATGGGCTTCGACACGACGATCTTCACGCCTCTATTCGTCGCCGCCCGCATCACGGGGTGGACCGCCCACGTGATGGAGCAGCTCGCGTCGAACGCGCTCATCCGCCCGCTCAGCGCCTACAGCGGCGTTGACCAGCGCGAAGTTCCGTAA
- a CDS encoding aldo/keto reductase, which produces MDITLNDGKTIPQLGFGVFQVDPDETERIVSDALEVGYRHIDTAAIYGNEVGVGRAIAASGIPREELFITTKLWNSDQGTQSAFDAMDLSLAKLGLDHVDLYLIHWPRPDLDRYIETWHVFEQLQERGLATSIGVSNFHENHLDRLIAASSVVPAVDQIELHPGFAQGPLREYLAGKGIATEAWGPLGQGKYDLFGMSPVADAAAAHGVTPAQAVIRWHLQHGIIVFPKTNSRERMAENFDVFGFELTDAEMAAIDGLDQGLRVGSNPDTATF; this is translated from the coding sequence ATGGACATCACGCTCAACGACGGCAAGACCATCCCCCAACTCGGCTTCGGCGTTTTCCAGGTCGACCCTGACGAGACAGAGCGCATCGTGAGTGATGCCCTCGAGGTCGGCTACCGCCACATCGATACGGCAGCGATCTACGGCAACGAGGTGGGTGTCGGGCGCGCGATTGCCGCCTCGGGAATCCCGCGCGAGGAGCTGTTCATCACGACCAAGCTCTGGAACAGTGACCAGGGCACGCAGTCCGCCTTCGACGCCATGGACCTGAGCCTCGCGAAGCTCGGGCTCGACCACGTCGACCTGTATCTCATCCACTGGCCCCGCCCCGATCTCGATCGGTACATCGAGACCTGGCACGTGTTCGAGCAGCTGCAGGAGCGGGGGCTCGCGACATCCATCGGCGTCTCGAACTTCCACGAGAACCACCTCGACCGCCTCATCGCGGCCAGCAGCGTCGTGCCCGCCGTCGACCAGATCGAACTGCACCCCGGCTTCGCCCAGGGTCCGCTGCGCGAGTACCTCGCGGGCAAGGGCATCGCGACGGAGGCCTGGGGGCCGCTCGGCCAGGGCAAGTACGACCTGTTCGGGATGTCACCGGTTGCCGATGCCGCGGCAGCGCACGGGGTGACACCGGCTCAGGCCGTCATCCGCTGGCATCTGCAGCACGGCATCATCGTGTTCCCGAAGACGAACTCGCGCGAGCGCATGGCCGAGAACTTCGACGTGTTCGGCTTCGAGCTGACGGACGCCGAAATGGCCGCGATCGACGGCCTCGACCAGGGCCTGCGCGTGGGTTCCAACCCGGACACGGCGACGTTCTAG
- a CDS encoding MBL fold metallo-hydrolase, producing the protein MSTTTLTWIGGPTAVLEYAGLRIVTDPTFDPPGSYGEPDDSPLVKTTGPGIPRSELGHVDLVLLSHHEHEDNLDYEGLELLATGVPTLSTTKAGTDLFGGGVVGLDNWETHEIGGVTITAVPALHGPPGSEARLGPVIGFVLEAPGEPTIYVSGDNASLPLVEQIAGAFDHIDIAVLFAGAVRVPDIDAYLTLTSADAVTAATMLGVSKVVGIHTDDWEHFTENREQLEAAFEGTGLLVPTPRAVTVELS; encoded by the coding sequence ATGTCGACGACGACTCTCACCTGGATCGGCGGCCCCACGGCCGTGCTGGAGTATGCGGGACTGCGCATCGTGACGGACCCCACGTTCGACCCGCCCGGCAGCTATGGCGAGCCGGATGACTCTCCGCTCGTGAAGACGACAGGCCCCGGCATCCCGCGCTCCGAGCTCGGCCACGTGGACCTCGTTCTGCTGTCGCACCACGAGCACGAGGACAACCTCGACTACGAGGGACTCGAACTGCTCGCCACAGGGGTGCCGACGCTCAGCACCACCAAGGCGGGCACCGACCTGTTCGGTGGCGGCGTGGTCGGACTCGACAACTGGGAGACCCACGAGATCGGCGGTGTCACCATCACGGCGGTTCCGGCGCTTCACGGACCTCCCGGCTCGGAGGCGCGGCTCGGTCCCGTGATCGGCTTCGTGCTCGAGGCGCCCGGTGAGCCCACCATCTACGTGTCCGGCGACAACGCCTCGCTGCCCCTGGTGGAGCAGATCGCGGGGGCGTTCGACCACATCGACATTGCCGTGCTCTTCGCCGGGGCCGTGCGGGTGCCCGACATCGACGCCTACCTCACGCTCACCTCGGCGGACGCAGTCACAGCCGCCACGATGCTCGGCGTCAGCAAGGTCGTCGGCATCCACACCGACGACTGGGAGCACTTCACCGAGAATCGCGAGCAGCTGGAGGCCGCGTTCGAGGGAACAGGGCTGCTCGTGCCGACACCGCGTGCTGTGACGGTGGAGCTGTCTTAG
- a CDS encoding BMP family ABC transporter substrate-binding protein → MRLRLPLTVSAIILSAALLVSCVPAAEVSTTTSGTDVALGPEFLGSNPSPSPEATISPEAGSWEGVEPPHGYRVGLITATSDPTADALARGVMEWAAARDIHVEIWAADNDDEIEAAITEASEERDIDLVIGAGRGIVDIFALITSQHLAQEFLVVGAQLPEPTHNVTAVVWPGASFRGSGISEATDAEDSAATDEQALTATGAGVASVLHGYTGIVLALDD, encoded by the coding sequence ATGCGTCTTCGGCTCCCCCTGACCGTGTCCGCGATAATCCTCTCCGCCGCACTGCTCGTGTCATGCGTGCCCGCGGCCGAGGTCTCGACAACGACCTCGGGCACCGACGTGGCACTCGGGCCAGAGTTCCTCGGCAGCAACCCGTCGCCATCGCCGGAGGCCACGATCTCCCCTGAGGCGGGCTCGTGGGAGGGCGTCGAGCCACCGCACGGCTACCGGGTGGGGTTGATCACCGCCACGAGCGACCCGACCGCTGACGCTCTGGCCCGGGGAGTCATGGAGTGGGCCGCAGCCCGGGACATTCACGTCGAGATCTGGGCGGCGGACAACGACGACGAGATCGAGGCGGCGATCACCGAGGCGAGCGAGGAGCGCGACATCGACCTCGTGATCGGTGCCGGGCGGGGAATCGTGGACATCTTCGCGCTCATCACCTCGCAGCACCTCGCGCAGGAGTTCCTCGTGGTGGGCGCACAGTTGCCCGAGCCGACACACAACGTGACCGCCGTGGTGTGGCCGGGTGCGAGCTTCCGCGGCAGCGGGATCAGCGAGGCCACCGACGCCGAGGATTCTGCAGCGACCGACGAGCAGGCGCTCACCGCCACGGGGGCTGGCGTCGCGAGCGTGCTGCACGGATACACCGGGATCGTGCTCGCCCTCGACGACTGA
- a CDS encoding HupE/UreJ family protein gives MFKTPSPTRRDLVRGAAVVVLASAALSVAAAASAHGFSSTVYADATETAPGAVSVELDLEYDLLVVSAAENESDPDFFEDGMALFETGEEATALEEYSTTVQDYVTERFTVAADGLACVPSPPSGYESHIRDDVPYALFTLDYACETDREDPDYEIRSRLFPDAEGYVTGTTTVLEFDLGGESGSAALGSDSTFSTAQPLGERLLEFFLLGAEHLLSGIDHILFLLALIVGSRRLRDVVLAATAFTVAHSITFLLAALGLVTIPASIVEPVIAMSIAIVGAWYLWTVWRRRGHEFDPVPVPRGLWGLNRADWLRLAVVFAFGLVHGLGFASALGIDEPWSMTLLWSLVVFNLGIEFTQLAIIIIVFPLLLLLRRRAPRVGLWVGVAVAVVVTVFGLIWFVERVLGLG, from the coding sequence ATGTTCAAGACCCCGAGTCCCACCCGTCGAGATCTCGTTCGGGGTGCGGCTGTTGTCGTGCTGGCCTCGGCGGCGCTGTCGGTGGCGGCCGCGGCATCCGCGCACGGTTTCTCCTCGACGGTCTACGCGGATGCCACGGAGACGGCCCCGGGCGCAGTGAGCGTCGAACTCGACCTCGAGTACGACCTCCTCGTCGTCTCCGCAGCCGAGAACGAGAGCGACCCGGACTTCTTCGAGGACGGCATGGCCCTCTTCGAGACCGGGGAGGAGGCGACAGCGCTCGAGGAGTACTCCACCACGGTGCAGGACTACGTCACCGAGCGCTTCACGGTGGCGGCGGACGGCCTCGCGTGCGTGCCATCCCCGCCGAGTGGGTACGAGTCGCACATCCGCGACGATGTGCCCTACGCGCTGTTCACCCTCGACTACGCCTGCGAGACCGATCGCGAGGATCCGGACTACGAGATCCGCAGCAGACTCTTCCCCGATGCCGAGGGCTACGTCACGGGCACGACGACCGTGCTCGAGTTCGATCTCGGTGGCGAATCGGGAAGCGCAGCGCTGGGCTCCGACTCGACGTTCTCGACCGCCCAGCCACTGGGGGAGCGCCTGCTGGAGTTCTTCCTGCTCGGCGCCGAGCACCTCCTCAGCGGCATCGACCACATCCTGTTCCTCCTCGCCCTGATCGTCGGTTCGCGTCGACTCCGCGACGTGGTGCTTGCGGCAACGGCGTTCACCGTCGCCCACTCCATCACGTTCCTCCTCGCAGCCCTCGGACTCGTCACGATCCCTGCATCGATCGTCGAGCCCGTCATCGCAATGTCCATCGCGATCGTCGGTGCGTGGTACCTGTGGACGGTGTGGCGCCGGCGCGGTCACGAGTTCGATCCGGTACCCGTTCCCCGCGGACTGTGGGGCCTGAACAGGGCGGACTGGCTCCGACTTGCCGTGGTGTTCGCCTTCGGGCTCGTCCACGGGCTCGGGTTCGCCAGCGCGCTCGGCATTGACGAGCCCTGGTCGATGACCCTCCTCTGGTCCCTCGTCGTCTTCAACCTCGGGATCGAGTTCACCCAGCTCGCGATCATCATCATCGTGTTCCCCCTCCTCCTGCTGCTGCGCCGCCGGGCGCCCAGGGTCGGCCTCTGGGTGGGCGTCGCGGTTGCCGTCGTGGTGACGGTCTTCGGTCTGATCTGGTTCGTCGAGCGCGTTCTCGGCCTTGGTTGA